One Hevea brasiliensis isolate MT/VB/25A 57/8 chromosome 5, ASM3005281v1, whole genome shotgun sequence genomic region harbors:
- the LOC110636091 gene encoding uncharacterized protein LOC110636091 isoform X1: MLQLFSSQHQMAEQVSAQLEPWCDLQNKVVLITGASSGLGRDFCLNLAKAGCRIVAAARRVDRLKSLCEEINQHPSPSSANNKSTSGPRAVAVELDVCADGPAIDRSVQIAWEAFGGIDALLNNAGVRGSVKSPLDLSEQEWNHVVRTNLTGSWLVSKSVCIRMRDSKRGGSIINISSITGLHRGQLPGAVAYCSSKAGLNTMTKVMALELGLHKIRVNSISPGLFKSEITEGLMQKDWLTNVALRTVPLQTYGTSDPALTSLVRYLIHDSSEYVTGNIFIVDAGATLPVAAMNGQGRCYEGQFSGSLSSKVRFRSSSN; the protein is encoded by the exons ATGTTACAACTGTTTTCCTCTCAACATCAAATGGCGGAGCAGGTCTCAGCCCAGCTCGAGCCATGGTGCGACCTACAGAACAAGGTGGTCCTGATCACCGGTGCCTCTTCTGGTTTAGGCCGAGACTTCTGTCTTAACCTTGCCAAAGCCGGCTGCAGGATTGTTGCTGCCGCTCGTCGCGTTGATCGTCTCAAATCTCTCTGTGAAGAAATCAACCAGCATCCTTCTCCTTCATCGGCTAATAATAAGTCCACTTCTGGTCCACGAGCTGTTGCTGTGGAACTTGACGTATGCGCTGATGGGCCTGCAATTGATAGGTCGGTGCAGATTGCTTGGGAAGCCTTTGGCGGAATCGATGCTCTGTTAAATAATGCTGGTGTTAGAG GTAGCGTGAAGAGTCCGCTGGATTTGTCTGAGCAGGAGTGGAATCATGTAGTGAGGACAAATTTGACTGGATCCTGGTTAGTGTCCAAATCTGTCTGCATACGTATGCGCGACTCGAAACGAGGAGGATCTATCATTAATATTTCTTCTATTACTGGTCTTCACCGTGGCCAATTACCTGGAGCTGTTGCCTATTGTTCTTCAAAGGCGGGCTTAAACACCATGACCAAG GTCATGGCTCTGGAATTGGGGTTGCATAAAATCAGAGTGAACTCAATATCACCTGGACTGTTCAAATCTGAGATCACAGAGGGTCTTATGCAAAAGGATTGGCTAACTAATGTTGCTTTGAGAACTGTCCCTTTACAAACGTACGGCACCTCAGATCCGGCACTAACGTCGCTGGTCCGATACTTAATCCATGACTCCTCAGAATATGTGACTGGCAATATATTCATTGTTGATGCAGGTGCCACCCTACCAG TGGCGGCTATGAATGGTCAGGGGAGATGCTACGAAGGGCAATTTTCAGGCAGTTTGAGTTCAAAGGTCCGGTTCAGGTCTTCCTCAAACTAA
- the LOC110636091 gene encoding uncharacterized protein LOC110636091 isoform X2: MLQLFSSQHQMAEQVSAQLEPWCDLQNKVVLITGASSGLGRDFCLNLAKAGCRIVAAARRVDRLKSLCEEINQHPSPSSANNKSTSGPRAVAVELDVCADGPAIDRSVQIAWEAFGGIDALLNNAGVRGSVKSPLDLSEQEWNHVVRTNLTGSWLVSKSVCIRMRDSKRGGSIINISSITGLHRGQLPGAVAYCSSKAGLNTMTKVMALELGLHKIRVNSISPGLFKSEITEGLMQKDWLTNVALRTVPLQTYGTSDPALTSLVRYLIHDSSEYVTGNIFIVDAGATLPGVKIRRNWLRPLVNQRFKGLPIG; the protein is encoded by the exons ATGTTACAACTGTTTTCCTCTCAACATCAAATGGCGGAGCAGGTCTCAGCCCAGCTCGAGCCATGGTGCGACCTACAGAACAAGGTGGTCCTGATCACCGGTGCCTCTTCTGGTTTAGGCCGAGACTTCTGTCTTAACCTTGCCAAAGCCGGCTGCAGGATTGTTGCTGCCGCTCGTCGCGTTGATCGTCTCAAATCTCTCTGTGAAGAAATCAACCAGCATCCTTCTCCTTCATCGGCTAATAATAAGTCCACTTCTGGTCCACGAGCTGTTGCTGTGGAACTTGACGTATGCGCTGATGGGCCTGCAATTGATAGGTCGGTGCAGATTGCTTGGGAAGCCTTTGGCGGAATCGATGCTCTGTTAAATAATGCTGGTGTTAGAG GTAGCGTGAAGAGTCCGCTGGATTTGTCTGAGCAGGAGTGGAATCATGTAGTGAGGACAAATTTGACTGGATCCTGGTTAGTGTCCAAATCTGTCTGCATACGTATGCGCGACTCGAAACGAGGAGGATCTATCATTAATATTTCTTCTATTACTGGTCTTCACCGTGGCCAATTACCTGGAGCTGTTGCCTATTGTTCTTCAAAGGCGGGCTTAAACACCATGACCAAG GTCATGGCTCTGGAATTGGGGTTGCATAAAATCAGAGTGAACTCAATATCACCTGGACTGTTCAAATCTGAGATCACAGAGGGTCTTATGCAAAAGGATTGGCTAACTAATGTTGCTTTGAGAACTGTCCCTTTACAAACGTACGGCACCTCAGATCCGGCACTAACGTCGCTGGTCCGATACTTAATCCATGACTCCTCAGAATATGTGACTGGCAATATATTCATTGTTGATGCAGGTGCCACCCTACCAG GGGTGAAGATAAGGAGAAATTGGTTGAGGCCATTGGTGAATCAAAGATTTAAAGGTTTGCCCATAGGATAA
- the LOC110636091 gene encoding uncharacterized protein LOC110636091 isoform X3 yields MLQLFSSQHQMAEQVSAQLEPWCDLQNKVVLITGASSGLGRDFCLNLAKAGCRIVAAARRVDRLKSLCEEINQHPSPSSANNKSTSGPRAVAVELDVCADGPAIDRSVQIAWEAFGGIDALLNNAGVRGSVKSPLDLSEQEWNHVVRTNLTGSWLVSKSVCIRMRDSKRGGSIINISSITGLHRGQLPGAVAYCSSKAGLNTMTKVMALELGLHKIRVNSISPGLFKSEITEGLMQKDWLTNVALRTVPLQTYGTSDPALTSLVRYLIHDSSEYVTGNIFIVDAGATLPGVPIFSSL; encoded by the exons ATGTTACAACTGTTTTCCTCTCAACATCAAATGGCGGAGCAGGTCTCAGCCCAGCTCGAGCCATGGTGCGACCTACAGAACAAGGTGGTCCTGATCACCGGTGCCTCTTCTGGTTTAGGCCGAGACTTCTGTCTTAACCTTGCCAAAGCCGGCTGCAGGATTGTTGCTGCCGCTCGTCGCGTTGATCGTCTCAAATCTCTCTGTGAAGAAATCAACCAGCATCCTTCTCCTTCATCGGCTAATAATAAGTCCACTTCTGGTCCACGAGCTGTTGCTGTGGAACTTGACGTATGCGCTGATGGGCCTGCAATTGATAGGTCGGTGCAGATTGCTTGGGAAGCCTTTGGCGGAATCGATGCTCTGTTAAATAATGCTGGTGTTAGAG GTAGCGTGAAGAGTCCGCTGGATTTGTCTGAGCAGGAGTGGAATCATGTAGTGAGGACAAATTTGACTGGATCCTGGTTAGTGTCCAAATCTGTCTGCATACGTATGCGCGACTCGAAACGAGGAGGATCTATCATTAATATTTCTTCTATTACTGGTCTTCACCGTGGCCAATTACCTGGAGCTGTTGCCTATTGTTCTTCAAAGGCGGGCTTAAACACCATGACCAAG GTCATGGCTCTGGAATTGGGGTTGCATAAAATCAGAGTGAACTCAATATCACCTGGACTGTTCAAATCTGAGATCACAGAGGGTCTTATGCAAAAGGATTGGCTAACTAATGTTGCTTTGAGAACTGTCCCTTTACAAACGTACGGCACCTCAGATCCGGCACTAACGTCGCTGGTCCGATACTTAATCCATGACTCCTCAGAATATGTGACTGGCAATATATTCATTGTTGATGCAGGTGCCACCCTACCAGGTGTCCCTATATTCTCTTCCCTTTGA